AGAACCTGTTCAGGTCTTGTCTGTGCCTGTCCTAAACTGCCAAcccaaacaaaagcaaatatcACAAAATCTGTAGCTCAGCTTTCATTTAATGGTGTCTCTATAACATTACTATTGTGACTTATGGGGTATTTATTAGATGATCCCGGCTGTGCACAATGGGTTTGAAGCTCTCAGTAGgttaattactttaaaaaagacattgtCCTTTGGTATGCCGTTGTACTTAACCATGTCTGCCCTTTATGGCTGCAGGCACTGCAAGAGACAGAGAACTTTACTACTGATGTGTAGATTTGCTGCTGTGGTTAAGTCATGTGGCTGATAGATCAAGCAAGGTATTTGGGGAATTCAGTCAATGCGCATTTTAATggctaataaaaataatatttacatGCACTGCCAGTTGATGACCTGGGCTAATATTAACAGTTTCATGTTATTAGATCTGAAAACTCTTCTGAAACGTTCCTCTATTCTTTCAAACTCATTAATCATACAATAATAAACTTAAAGACACAGACTGAAGTTGAACAAAGTTGTTTAGCAAATGATTAGAAGTATGATCAGACATTTGAGAAAGTAAAATTATGCTTTGTCATAATGTGACTAACACACAAGGAAGCATATGAGTCTCTTGTGAGAACCTGATATTTATTTCCCCCCTTTCTTTTGAATAAACCATTGTTCTAATTGTCCTTTACTGGTAAGACTGGATGTGAAATATGAGAGCAGACAAAGGATTGAGTACCATGGAGTGTTGCTATAAAAAAGTAGGCTATCTCTGCTCTCGGCCCCACCCTGAGGAATAGGGTATAAACTAGCCCAAGTTAGCACTGatgaaaaaataagcaaaactGCACCAGTGGTTCAGGAACTAGAAGTTCTCATACATACCACCCTATTGAAACTTCCATAACAATAGGCAGATAGTGGCCAGGCTTGTCATGTGCTACACCTCAGGCATTTTGCAAAGACAAGAGATAGAGGCACATCTCTTAATTGAGCCATGAATAGCATTAAAGTAATGCAAGTATTCCCTTCAAGCACTGAATAAAAAAGATAGGCGAGTAGAGTAGTATGCTACGCCTATTTAGAGAATTTGGATCACAATGAGATTGTGAGGCGTAGCTGTGTGTGGtcagctgcagaaaaaaaaaagtggatcaAGTTGAACAAGACAACTCAAGCTATAAAGCCTGTAAAGTGTCTATGAATGTAAAGAGATAGAGATATTTTCCCCCTCATcttcaatatttattttgtgtttgccATTAACACTTTTTTATAACAAATGACTGgtattgtgtatgtatgtattgtgtaatatcaaaaaaaatgctgtttatccGAAAAGGAACCGGTTTCTTGTATTTTGGAATTCATGAGATTAGGTTTTTCCTGGAAACATCTTTTGAACTTTACgtgaatattttgtgcaaaaCATGCTGTGTGTGGTAATAATATGGTATTGTTCATAACagatttattgacatttatgaCTCTTTGTACGGTAAACCCATGTGTTTTTGAAGGCATATAAAAGCCATGACGGCTCAGACTGCTTCTCAGGATCACACTATACATCAGGTAAGCTTACAGGTATCCTGAAAGCTTCTCTTGATTTTTAGCAGGTCGCTGTTTTGGTGAAATGACACAATCTTGGTTTTGgtattcaatttcaatttcactTGCCCTGATGTTATTCTTGATTTTATCAGAGATGGAAAGGAAGAGTGTGGGTGACTTTGTGGATTATCATTCAATACAGCTCTGTCAGAACCAGAACCAAAAGAGGGGGAAACTAAATCCTATTTGTTGATTTGAATGAGCTGTTTTGTGTAGCACTGAAAGGGTGACAATTATGCTGATTTTGTATTCACGGAAATGTTTCACTTGGGCGGGAACTGCCTTTAAAGGAAACCGGTGAATGGGTGTAGCTGTTAAACCTGTGATGTCTCACAGCAGAACCAGATGCAGCTAACAATTCATTTGTGAACAGATCCTACAGAGAGGAATCATGTGTTTGAACACTGGCTATCCGTGCAAATGTTTGACCGATGGCAATCCGTGTGAACCATGTAGGATGACGGCCAAAGACAGGGAAACAGAGGAGGCCCACCTGTCCAACAACATCAATGCAGTGGGCCAAGTGGGGAACGCATGTGAGCCTGAGCTGAACATCTCTTCCAGTGGAGTTGCGAGGGAACGGGTCAGAAACTGGGGATGGGGGCTGTCTGCGATCATCTGTGTAAACATCTTGATCCTGGGCTGCGCCTTGGTCAGCGGCAGTGCGTATAACTACGTCAACATCGGCAGTTCTGACCTGCAGGTtttcctcatcatcctcctcctcctcacctccatcTGGATGATTTATTATGCCATCTACACAGCTAGGAAAGAAGATGCTGTTACGTACAAGGATGGCCATGCTGGACCCCTGTGGCTCCGGGGTAAGTAAATGTTGTTCTTGATTGATTTTTCATTTACAGAGCAATTTTTGAACACTTATACAATTTTTACCCCTGTTCTACATGTTCTCACTCCTTCAGGAGGACTTGTGGTATTTGGACTCCTCGGTATTCTCATGGACATTTTCAAGATAGCCAGCTATGCTGGCTACCTCCACTGTGATTCTGCTGTTAAGGTTGCTTTCCCTGTGGTGCAAGTTGTTTTTATACTTGTGCAGGTAAATATAACTAAAAATGCCAGCATGCtttaaccctcatcctaccaacatgtttaacatacaaggactacCGACTGGGGTCCCTGAACACCTCAAGAATAAACGAcagtaagaaacaaccatcatagcaaaaatGTTAACtcatttcttctcaaaacattataagttatgtaattaatataatctggaaaaaaatcagatcattattattattattttaggaaagttacagttaatttacatattgtgtaaaatgaaaatatatacttttctttaatagtaattgcagcttttatccagAGTACAGTCTCTctacaaagccttcaaaatgactgacagagtgcccttactccccccccccccccccccccccccacagtgATATGAAGTCATTgggaacaaattgattgacaaagtcgtgaaaaattggaatgatagaataaagcgCCTGTGAGATATGACAGAAAGTATACCTCTGTGGTCTGCGGGTACCCCAGTCGGTAGGATTAAGATTaatgaaatgacacattgtgggaaaaaaatgagTTAAATTAAGTCTTTAATGGTtgcaaaatattattattatattatataatattaataattgtaaaatcaatTTGCAGACATACTTCATGTGTATCCATTCCAAGGACTGTGTGCAGCTACAAAAGAACATCACACGGTATGTGAttaattttccttttccttgtttttcatCGTTCACTGTCTTTGTAAAGCATGAGAGTAACAGTAGCTTTATACTGATACCGTTGTCGCCACATTCAGAAAATCAGGCCGTTCTCTTTATTTGCAGACCTTGAAAAATgctctattattatttattttctttactgtaaTTAATACACcaaatttgatttgaaaaataaatacataaataaatgaaaagcaagacTTTCATTACTTGGTAGATActgattttaaacttttaaacattaaattttaaaacattaaaatctgatgttttttcttcttgtcctcTTATTTAGCTGTGGGCTGATGCTCACCCTCTCCACAAATCTAGTTTTGTGGATGACTGCAGTCACCGAGGAGTCCCTTCACCAAACAACTGTTCCTGACTATTCGAGCAACGTCACTAAACTCTCTGGACGAAGCCTGTTCATCCATAAAGGTAATCAAAGTAGATACATAGATATAGTCTTTATTGTCccacaggaaatgtgttttcacagcCTGTACATGTTCCACATAGAAACATACAAATAGCCACACTACAAACATACtgatatacataaacacataacttTCCTTCCCCTGACTGTATCCCAACACATATACATGtatctgcacacacatacactgtgtCAGCGAGGCGTTGATGGCTCTGTCGTTCATGTTTGGGAGATAAAGCAATCAAAGCAGATGGAACAAGACAGGAACTACCACAACATAacacatgtctctctctctgtatcctGTCATGTCTTACAGCAAGTTACGGCAGCGATAAGTGCAAGTGTAGCCACACTTCATGCAGCATCTTCAAGGAGGCCTACTACTACCTGTACCCCTTCAATATCGAGTACAGTCTCTTTGCCTCTGCCATGGCCTATGTCATGTGGAGAAATGTTGGTCGAGTGTCAGAAGAACACGGCCACCACGACATAAAATTCCGTCTCAGGGATGTACTTCTCGGTCCTGTGGCGGGTTTTCTCTTGGTGATTGCAGGTCTGGCAACCTTCATTGTGTACGAGATGGAAATGAAGAAGGACAACAGCAATGGCAAGAAAGATACATTTCTGATGATGCACTTTGTCATGAATATAGTGATAGTAACCCTGATGTCCGTGTCCACTGTGATCGGCTATGCCGTCTACAAGGTGGACCACAGAGAGCACATGACAGAGAAAAACCCCACTCGCAGCCTGGATGTGGGGCTGCTGGTGGGTGCCTCGTTGGGACAAATCATCATCAGCTATTTCACTATTGTAGCTATGGTGGCAACTGAAGCCAAAGGCTACTTGGACAGGCTCAACCTGGCCTGGGGTATCCTGATGGTGATGCAGATCGGCCTGCAGAACCTTTTCATAGTCGAAGGGCTTCACCGAGAGCCCTTCCACGAGGTGCACCCGGTCACTGTGGTTGCAAATCCATACGTGCTGCAGCCAGGCAAAGAGCTGGGCAGCCTTGAAGGAAAAGACATGGACACCAAGGCGAGCCCAGTACTCACAGAGCGAAGCCTGCACAGCCACACGACTGAACACAGACCCAAACTGTCATGGAAGAGACGGGTGTTGAAGGAGGTCTGTGCGTTTCTTCTGCTGGCCAATGTCATAGTGAGTACCAGTCTCCCTCGCTCGCTCAAATTCACTGCTTTTAAATTCACCAAATACTAAAGCTGTTCTCTTGTTTATTTCTATAACAGCTGTGGATCATGCCAGCATTCGGTGCTCGTCCCCAGTTTGACCACTCCACCGAAGCTAAATTCTACAAGTTCAACATGTGGGCCGCTGTCGTGAATGTCGGACTTCCTTTTGGCATTTTTTACCGCATGCATTCAGTTGCCAGTCTGTTTGAAGTGTTCCTCACCTCATAACACTGAAGGGGGGACAAAATGTGTACAGCCAAACTGTTATGACATTATAAAACCGTTTTGTATAAATTGTAGTTTGTTTGGATGATGCTTTTGTGACGTAGGTACTGACTGACAACATTACTTTGATGTTTCTCAGTATGTTATAGTCTGTATATTTGACcatgtaaatgtattcaaaatgttattttcagaggtaaaaaaaaaaaaaaacagtagttgTGAAGTTTATCTTGTACCACTGTTTCATGTCTCATACTCTGTATGTACAAAATAAAGATGAGCAATAAAATGCATGAGTGAATAGTtgtgtgttattgttattggtattaatattattactactactacttctgcTGATTGTGGTAGAATTAGTTTAAGTATTTGACCTAATGAAAAAACTATTATAGTGATAATCTGAGAGACTAGTTTTTATGCACCTACATCTACTTTGAAAActtgaaacaattagttgattgattgactAGTCATTAGACAGAAAGTTAATCAACAACAATGTTGATAAATGATCGTTTAAGTCAACTTTCacccaaaaatatcaaatattttctaattatttttctaattcCACGCCACTGAAGTTTTGCTTGTCTTATTATAGCAAACTAGCCTAAATACCTATATtttagttttggactgttgagcAAAAACAAGCAACTTAAAGACCATGGTCTTTAGGAAATTGTAATGGGCattgttttcactattttcttttattttacagaCCAACTGAAGTTAATAGAGAAACACATAATAAAAGTTGGTAAAGAAATTCTTCACCAAAGCATCTGGGAAAACTTACAAGTCCggaaaaacatgtgaaaatcaTAGGCGAATGAAAATGCTCATAAATGATTTGCGAAGGTTAATAGAGCTTGACTTACCTTTGAGTCAGGCAAATTTAAAGCCACGCTTCCGTGGGGTCCTTAGCACACGGCTTTGTTTACAACCACGTCACCAGATAATACATCCTGAAGTGTCAAAATCCTACGGTCAAAATGCGGATACAGGTAATCCACCTCAGTCTGATTTTGTGACTATTTagaaacgtttttttttttgtctttttcgtCCTGAGTATGTTGAAACACGTCTTAATTGATATTTTAGACATTAATATGTATGACTTTTCATGTTGAATGCACAAACTAAGCCGAAAAAACATACAGCAGCCTATTTGGCCCAGTCTCTGCATGCAGCATTAGCGTTAAGCTgctaatatatatacatatttatgtcAACAGGACTGTCACGACACAGACGCTCCTCTCTTCGGTGAAGATGACGATAACAACAGGTTAAGAAGGTCCAAAATCAGGTGAGATGTCCTACTTTCGTGGCTATAAAGTGGTCTAGCTGTTTGTAATTTGTAAACTGGATTGGATTGCATTTAAATATAATGACATGTAGACGATCATCTGTGTTGCAGGCATCCACTGGCTTCATTCTTCCATCTTTTCTTCCGAGCAAGTGCCATCGTGGTCTACTTACTCTGTGATATCTTCAGCAGTCGCTTCATTGTCTGTATGGTCACCATCATCCTCCTGCTGTCATGTGACTTCTGGACTGTCAAGGTGAGCCTAATAAGAGTATGGGTCTGGTCGGGTTATGTTTTACCTCAGGACCACCAAGTTATACTGCATTGACTTTTGATGTTTGCCAtgctttagttttatttgtaacattttgtttgtgttatgtgttctgttttgttttatttttttccttgttttgtagAAATTTGGACATgagtgttatgtgtgtgttgtttatgaCAGAATCAAATCGAATTATCAGGCTTTTATTTACtaattcattcttttttatttccccAGAATGTATCTGGCAGATTGTTGGTGGGCCTTCGATGGTGGAATCAAGTGGATGAAGATGGAAAGAGCCACTGGGTGTTTGAGTCAAGGAAGGTAAGCAGGAGTTCATTGGGCTCATCTCAAATGTTCAGCAGGTATTTGCACAGCTTAAGCTGTAATAAACAAAGGCtcaaaacaatgtgttttttgggttttttatACTGCAGTCTTCTTAACAAAGAAGGTTTCTcacatggaaaacaaaaatggaacaaaacatCCTTTGCAAACTAAACAGCCTCATCatgttttgtgaaaaaaatgtctgtacTTTGTGGAAAATATGGTCCAGCTACAATTTCACTAACTGGATTCACTTTGCAGCATTTTTTGAAGTGCCTCTGTAATATCTGCCAAGCACTTTCCTGGGTCAACGTATCTTCCTTATTGGACCAACGTAGATAATGTAACATATCACAGCTGCTTTGTTATCTCTTCAAAATGTCACACATCACAATGGGGctttattgaatgaatgaatagaatGAAAGGaaatctttttcctttttcttaacAGACAGACAATCTGAACCTGACATCCAGTGCCGAGTCACGGATCTTCTGGCTTGGCCTCATCGTGTGTCCCATCTTCTGGATCATTTTTGTGTTCAGCACCATCTTTTCTTTCAAGATTAAATGGCTGGTCGGTTCAGTGCATCTTAATATGAATGTCAATTTAAATAGCTGCTTATTGGTTCATGTCTCACTCCTGTTTGTGATGTTTCCCCCCCCCAGGCTGTAGTAATAATGGGCTTGGTTTTACAATGGGCCAACCTGTATTGCTATGTCAGATGCAAGTTGGGTGGAAAGTCCAACCTAAGAAGCATAGCAAAGAACTACCTTGGTGTCCAGATTTTTAAAGAGGTATGTGAAAATAATCCTGATCCCCTCTTTACTCTTTTGTTGTAGTGACATGTTGCATTAAtgcctccatttttttttttcataaaaaaggCAATGAAGAAAACACAGGACCTTTAGGTTAAAGAGGATGAGTGACGACTTTCTGCAGTGTGATGGATTACAATGCTGGATGGACACACTAAATTCACTTgaaaacatgtcttttttttaggGTATATGGGCTTTTGTACTTTCACTAGAGTTTTTGGTAAAGGTTTttggattttgtttgtgttgtttcctTTGAATACATTGACTAATGAAATCAAGAATAATTGCCAAAGATctctaaaaatgtaattaaaataccatttagtttttgatttatttaaaaatttcaTACAGTTGTATTGGTACTGCAGGTGATGGCACCAATGCATAGCACAGGGAAAGGTGTATTTTCATTGATTTGAGGCAATTGTTGCATAATTTTGTACAGTATCAAACCTTACTTGTAAGATCAATCACAAGACTGTCACAATAGGCTTTAATGGTAATGTTGAAATGTCTGGATGAATGGATTTGGATCAGAATGGTGATCAAACAATGCACTTTTTTCTCAAATGTAAAGCATGAAATATGTTTCACATGTAAGAGAAATATTGCTGTGCCTTGAGGTTGAGTCAGTTTTGTGAATTTTGACGGCTCAGCtgaatattatgtattttttctaaGGGCATTTGGGAAAAATGGTTTAATTATtttggatatatatatatgtatgtataaataataaagttgtTAACTTTTACATGTCTACTCGTTGCTCCTTAAAAAAGCCTGTTCATTATAGATTTTGTTAACATTATTGTGCCTGCAGATTAAACCTCGGTAATGAAAGTCACCCTATACTACAGTTAAATTTAATCAAACTATTTTgtaacattgacattttaagaTATGGTAGCGAGaagtttttaaagttaaaaatatctttttttaaattgttactTGGGTGTGATTTATACGAAAAACATTTACTCAGGATTTCCCTGGGAAATTGTTGTGCTTTAAAAATAGGATAATTAACATCTAATGATTATTTCTGACTGAAATTGTCAATCTTTCTGGCTCATCGCAAATGCTTTAATAGAGCAACTACACTAATTCTGTGATAATGTTTTCTATGCAGATATTTAAAAGTAAGTCTAAATTTTAACAGCTTGCCAATGTGTTCAAAAGGTTTCACAGAAGATTAAAAGTGTCGTAATCCTACCATGGAGTCCCTGCTGAATACCTCGTACACACTTACTCAATAGGAATATTAGTTGCTGGTGTATTCACCTCTCTTTAGTCTCCCTTCAGCAGCTTTATGGTGGACATAAACAGACTTGTGAAATATTCAGCATAGGTTCTAGTCTCGCTGGTTAAAATGTCATGAAGTCAGACACAGAGTAGTTGTGTGGGAAATAATCAAGTGAAGGTCACGGAGTGCAGTAGGTCACCAGTCTCTGCAGGGAATGATTCAACCACAAGGTGGCAACAAAGGAACATTTGTGTATTGGGAATTCATTGCAGTGAACTTTTGATGATGTCATTCACAACAATGTAGTGACACCTGTGAGTCTCTGCCATCATGCAACGGCTTAAGAAGCCAAGTGAAGCTGCTTGAACATTTTAAGAgaaccctacacacacacacacacacacacacagtcagtacTTTGTAACTCCAACATTAAGTGGTGTTTTCATCAGTAACTGGTCATAAAGGTGCCTCTTGAGTCAAACAATTGGATTGGAACATCAAGGTTTTGGTGAGatcaaaaaacacaatagaacagaagaagaatactgtgcatatttttgttttcagtggtgAACTTAAACAGTGAGCAAGGGAAAGTTGAATCATTTTGTAcacctttatgtttttttttattggatctaatatatataatatataatatttgtgtAGATGTGACATTTTGTCATGTGCGCAAATGCCCAGGTGAAATTTATTATATCATTTGTTTATGTGACTCAATTGGAATAAATAAGTTCAGgagtgaaaaatgaaatttctttatttgattttcaGAAATATACTAACACATTCTTTAACAAACATCCAAATAAGGGCTATGCAGGCACAAATCATAATGGAGGAATGATGCAATGATTTTTGACATATTATAGTGAATGTGAggataaataaatgtaacagCAAACCATGAGAGCAGCTTAGTCCAAGTAATATATTGTGAGTAATGACATGCAGTATCCGGAGAGTAAGTCAATTATTTTTAGTACCAGAAATCAAAATGGTCAACTTCACATCTATAACTTACCATCAAACAAATCATGACACTAAAGTATATAACGCAAAAAATGAAATAGAACCAGAAAAAGATCTTGTCCAGTGTGTTGGCAAGCTTCTGACGTTTCTCCTGATCCAGTTCCTTGGTTTCAAGATTTTCCAGGAAGTTGATCACCTTTCTGAGCATTTGACTGTCTGAGGCACTGAGCTGAGCGACACTAACATCATCTTTGGCTTCTGTAAGGATAGAAGTGACAATAAGGAGAGGTggaatgtgttttgtttctcaAAAATCAACACTCAAGACACTCTATGCAGCTCTTTATCAGAAGTATAGCAGTTGTTTAACAATCATGTCTTCCTCACCCTcatcctctttttcttccttgtcTCCTGTGTTTCCAAGGACTGACCCTTTGGACCAGCAGCAGAAAATGAGGCTTCCATCTTTGGCTACCCGTGTAAGCACCAGGGACACCAACATGCTCAACACCAAGAAGATCAGACAAATACAGAAGTGGTGTCCTGCAGCGAAGACAGATGGTTAGTGATTCATATTCAGTTCAGAGTCAaactttgagtgtgtttgtgacatGCATGCGAGATGACTGACGGATGATGGGGCTGCAGTAGCTGTCTCCGGGGAGCTGATTGTTGAGGATGATGAGGAACATGGTGAAGCTGAGCACCAGAGTGACCTTGAAAGAGTTACGCTCACCGCCTCCCAGTGGCAGGGCGAAGCTGACCACATCGGCCAAAATGATCAAGATACTGGGCAGCATTAAAGTTATGAAGGGGTTCACATATTTGATGCTCAATCCCACCTGAGGAGAATGGCAGACAGTTTCATGGCTATAgtaggtttttaaaaaactcttttttttttcattgtttttaaaatttctaaCTGTAGCTGTGCTAGAAATATCTTCAGTTGAAGTTGTGCTGTTTATTTGGCAAGATTTCAGTTAGAAGAACACAtcatcaaacaaatgaaaagtgcaagATCAGGCCAACGGCTGGTTTTTAAGTAGTTAAAAAACTTGAGATTAATAACATCATAGCAGGAAACATTAATTACAGATGAGAATCCTTAACTTTATGAACTTACCATGATGTAATTGCggtcatttctttttttctgaaggGACACAAAGTCAGTTTTCCAGTCTCCATGGGTGCTGTCCACCATCCTCACATCACCCAATACCAGCTCTGTACCACATCCTGACATAAAATGAAGGACCTTTACATTTTGTTTGCTCTGAATTCACATCAGAAGGACAGAATGGTTTTAAATGGTTGTCGGCAGAAAATAATTAGATTAAATTTAGTGCAAAAAGGGTAAAACTGCACAGAATGATGTGCATTTATTCTCTTTTGACACCGAATGATTGATTGTTATGACAATGCTAAAATAGTTGGAATATCATCCAAAAGataatgcagatttttaaaagcATAACTGTAAAGAGTAAGAAGAGCAGAAGAGTCTTCACAATGAACAGAGACgtgtaaaatgattaaaatatgcaaaatcagAAAATTGTCACCCACTTTGCTCCAAAGCTTTGAAAGAATATTACATGTAGTGAATTTCTGAGCTCACCGTCAGTGGACCAGGCCTGGATGGCGACGGGGCATTCATCAGCAGCAAATGGGTAGTTGAATAGGTTGACTTCGCAGTTCACCTCTGCATTGATGATCACTGTGTGCTTCACGGTGCCGTTACTGTACGCCAGCAGATCATGGGAACTGTGCTTCATAGTTGTTACTATTCTTTACTCACACATGAAAGAAACCAGATGTTACAGATAAACATAAAGAAGTCCAAGAAATGATTTAGGGATAACTCATAATGATAGTTTGAGTCTCTTATGTGATGTGATGGACTTACCCATTTGTCACATGGAGCTCTGGGGTCCAGACTTTATCTACTGGCAGGACCACCTGATCATATCGGTAAACTGATGTGTCCCATTTCAGCGCAGGATCTCTCCATACCTGTGGTTATAATCAACATTAATGTGATTgactgtttttcactttttgttaaTTTGAAAGTATCTTGAGACTTACAATTCTGGCTAGGAGACGAGTAATTAAGCGGAGATGTTTTGTGTcctgttaaagaaaaaataataaatacaaataagataagataagcaATAATAAGATAAGCATTTCACCTGATGGAAAGTCATTCTCAACAAATGATCAGCAAGTTTCCATGAGCATATTTTCTGCCAAGAAactcaaacataaataaacatatgaAACGCTGAAAGAAACCCACTAAAAAAGTGGTACAATTAAAATTCTCAATTTCTTCTGTACTTATAACAAGATctacaagaagaaaaacttcAGCTCcactataaaatatataagaCCTTACTTACAACAGACAGAGTTTGATACTCAATAAACGGCACATGTATTATTTGGGTGCAGTTTTCATACTGTGGCTGAGATGGATAGTTTCTATTGATCAGCATTTCAGCCAGACATCGCCGTGTCGTGCAGTTGGACTTGGCATATCCACATcctaaaatgagaaataaatgtgaaCCAGAGTTTCAAAGCTTTTTAGAAACTACTCTTCCAGCCTACTACGTCTTTAACAAATAATTTTGTGAGAATTTACACTTACCTACTGCAAGTAAAGTCAGTAAAAAGACATCCTTCCACAAACTCTGATTAAGAAATCTCAACATATCTGAAAGCATCTCTGCAGGAATCAGATTATTAAACTCGATAAATGACTAATAACTGCAGATTGACTGACAGCTCTCCTCTCTTAGCTTCCTTTTGCCTGACATGACACTTAAATAGGCTTGTGTGTGACGTGAAACCACATATTTACAACATCCATCACCCCATGCAGGCACGCTACAAGACAACATGACTCTCCCATAATAGTGTGTAAGAATACCGCTGTGTGATAGTGATCCTGTGTAAACAGTCAGAACACAAGTGCAATTAGTCCCACTGTCTGTTTACCTGCCAGCAGATACAAGTAGCTCCAGCTGCTGTTTGTCATTACACCTGCCTACGCTGCTCTGCATTACAAAAGGATTGTAGCTGTCATAGAAAACAGTGAGCAGACTGAAGCAGCCAATAATGGAGACATGAGTTTACCTGATGGAGCCAGGACTCCCAGTCATAGAGGAATGACAAAGACTTGAGACCGCTGTGGTTTCGCTGTGGTCCGGCAAAGCCGTGTCTTCTCACAGAACAACCATTAAACACGCTTCTTTGTGGTGACAGCTGGATGATTGTTGTCTTTCCCTTTGGAAAATTTGGCACACATGCTTATTAAGTTATATAATGCTAATTGGCA
The genomic region above belongs to Thunnus albacares chromosome 17, fThuAlb1.1, whole genome shotgun sequence and contains:
- the LOC122967157 gene encoding proton channel OTOP2-like isoform X1; the protein is MCLNTGYPCKCLTDGNPCEPCRMTAKDRETEEAHLSNNINAVGQVGNACEPELNISSSGVARERVRNWGWGLSAIICVNILILGCALVSGSAYNYVNIGSSDLQVFLIILLLLTSIWMIYYAIYTARKEDAVTYKDGHAGPLWLRGGLVVFGLLGILMDIFKIASYAGYLHCDSAVKVAFPVVQVVFILVQTYFMCIHSKDCVQLQKNITRCGLMLTLSTNLVLWMTAVTEESLHQTTVPDYSSNVTKLSGRSLFIHKASYGSDKCKCSHTSCSIFKEAYYYLYPFNIEYSLFASAMAYVMWRNVGRVSEEHGHHDIKFRLRDVLLGPVAGFLLVIAGLATFIVYEMEMKKDNSNGKKDTFLMMHFVMNIVIVTLMSVSTVIGYAVYKVDHREHMTEKNPTRSLDVGLLVGASLGQIIISYFTIVAMVATEAKGYLDRLNLAWGILMVMQIGLQNLFIVEGLHREPFHEVHPVTVVANPYVLQPGKELGSLEGKDMDTKASPVLTERSLHSHTTEHRPKLSWKRRVLKEVCAFLLLANVILWIMPAFGARPQFDHSTEAKFYKFNMWAAVVNVGLPFGIFYRMHSVASLFEVFLTS
- the LOC122967157 gene encoding proton channel OTOP2-like isoform X2, giving the protein MTAKDRETEEAHLSNNINAVGQVGNACEPELNISSSGVARERVRNWGWGLSAIICVNILILGCALVSGSAYNYVNIGSSDLQVFLIILLLLTSIWMIYYAIYTARKEDAVTYKDGHAGPLWLRGGLVVFGLLGILMDIFKIASYAGYLHCDSAVKVAFPVVQVVFILVQTYFMCIHSKDCVQLQKNITRCGLMLTLSTNLVLWMTAVTEESLHQTTVPDYSSNVTKLSGRSLFIHKASYGSDKCKCSHTSCSIFKEAYYYLYPFNIEYSLFASAMAYVMWRNVGRVSEEHGHHDIKFRLRDVLLGPVAGFLLVIAGLATFIVYEMEMKKDNSNGKKDTFLMMHFVMNIVIVTLMSVSTVIGYAVYKVDHREHMTEKNPTRSLDVGLLVGASLGQIIISYFTIVAMVATEAKGYLDRLNLAWGILMVMQIGLQNLFIVEGLHREPFHEVHPVTVVANPYVLQPGKELGSLEGKDMDTKASPVLTERSLHSHTTEHRPKLSWKRRVLKEVCAFLLLANVILWIMPAFGARPQFDHSTEAKFYKFNMWAAVVNVGLPFGIFYRMHSVASLFEVFLTS
- the zgc:112148 gene encoding Golgi apparatus membrane protein TVP23 homolog B, which gives rise to MRIQDCHDTDAPLFGEDDDNNRLRRSKIRHPLASFFHLFFRASAIVVYLLCDIFSSRFIVCMVTIILLLSCDFWTVKNVSGRLLVGLRWWNQVDEDGKSHWVFESRKTDNLNLTSSAESRIFWLGLIVCPIFWIIFVFSTIFSFKIKWLAVVIMGLVLQWANLYCYVRCKLGGKSNLRSIAKNYLGVQIFKEAMKKTQDL
- the LOC122967413 gene encoding 5-hydroxytryptamine receptor 3A-like, yielding MLSDMLRFLNQSLWKDVFLLTLLAVGCGYAKSNCTTRRCLAEMLINRNYPSQPQYENCTQIIHVPFIEYQTLSVDTKHLRLITRLLARIVWRDPALKWDTSVYRYDQVVLPVDKVWTPELHVTNGIVTTMKHSSHDLLAYSNGTVKHTVIINAEVNCEVNLFNYPFAADECPVAIQAWSTDGCGTELVLGDVRMVDSTHGDWKTDFVSLQKKRNDRNYIMVGLSIKYVNPFITLMLPSILIILADVVSFALPLGGGERNSFKVTLVLSFTMFLIILNNQLPGDSYCSPIIRHHFCICLIFLVLSMLVSLVLTRVAKDGSLIFCCWSKGSVLGNTGDKEEKEDEEAKDDVSVAQLSASDSQMLRKVINFLENLETKELDQEKRQKLANTLDKIFFWFYFIFCVIYFSVMICLMVSYRCEVDHFDFWY